One Rissa tridactyla isolate bRisTri1 chromosome 1, bRisTri1.patW.cur.20221130, whole genome shotgun sequence DNA segment encodes these proteins:
- the CFAP298 gene encoding cilia- and flagella-associated protein 298 produces MVRLHVKRGDESQFLLEAAGSARLAELAPLVARIYNGRLKVQRLCSEMEELAEHGIFLPYNMQGLTDEQIEELKLKDEWAEKCVPSGGSVFKKDEIGRRNGHAPNEKMQQVIKKTIEEAKALISKKQVQANVCVNMEMVKDALDQLRGAVMIVYPMGLPPHDPVRMEFEDKEDLSGTHAGLEVIEESEAQLWWAGKELKETKLLSDYVGKNEKTTIIVKIQKKGQGAPGREPLISHEEQKQMMLYYYRKQEELKKLEEDDDDSFLNAEWADNHALKRQFHGVKDIKWGPR; encoded by the exons atggTGCGGCTGCACGTGAAGCGCGGCGACGAGAGCCAGTTCCTGCTGGAGgcggccggcagcgcccgccTGGCCGAGCTGGCGCCCCTCGTCGCCCGCATCTACAAcgggaggctgaaggtgcagcGCCTCTGCTCAG AGAtggaggagctggcagagcaTGGTATTTTCTTGCCTTATAATATGCAAGGACTGACAGATGAGCAAATCGAAGAGCTGAAGTTAAAGGATGAGTGGGCAGAAAAGTGTGTGCCAAGTGGTGGAAGTGTCTTCAAGAAGGATGAAATTGGGCGAAGAAATGGACACG CTCCAAATGAAAAAATGCAGCAAGTTATAAAGAAGACAATAGAGGAAGCCAAGGCATTAATCTCTAAG AAACAAGTTCAGGCCAATGTGTGTGTTAACATGGAGATGGTGAAAGATGCATTGGACCAGCTCCGAGGGGCCGTGATGATTGTGTATCCAATGGGATTGCCTCCGCATGATCCAGTTCGGATGGAGTTTGAAGATAAAGAAGACTTGTCGGGAACTCAT GCTGGACTTGAAGTTATAGAAGAATCAGAAGCACAATTATGGTGGGCAGGAAAGGAGTTGAAAGAAACAAAGTTGCTCTCTGACTATGTaggcaaaaatgagaaaacaaccATCATTGTCAAGATACAGAAA AAAGGACAAGGAGCTCCAGGGCGTGAACCTCTGATTAGTCACGAAGAGCAAAAACAGATGATGCTGTATTACTACAGAAAGCAGGAGGAACTTAAG AAACTAGAAGAGGATGACGACGACTCATTTCTAAATGCTGAGTGGGCAGACAACCATGCTTTGAAAAGGCAATTTCATGGTGTAAAAGACATCAAATGGGGTCCAAGATGA